In Diabrotica undecimpunctata isolate CICGRU chromosome 4, icDiaUnde3, whole genome shotgun sequence, a single genomic region encodes these proteins:
- the LOC140439271 gene encoding uncharacterized protein, producing the protein MDSVYPSTSTSPIPSTSTSCEINSGACHLCSKIFKNVELRNRHIKRIHKIDMSIKKINHIICPLCEKETNLKSHGNLRKHLKENHQVSIELINFEFSSLQEYETWKDMQKLETSYAKQRAVRKKEYKIVYYHCNRSNLNGYKPNYKIRTEKSGGSIKIKGVCPSRLICKLRDQGQVSVRYWKTHVGHKEELRTMHLSKAEEKMIVEKLTSGVPFSRILEDSRKLETPKLERLALLTSKDLSNLSRKYNTYKKRDENDMVATGLKVQEWNDNNKNCAFLFKKEGKVEQTYVIQEKTKRSLQIENLVKTMADLDDKSFARLHDKIVRDIQGTKRKAKKEFQEETKNVTMKRKMEKQEIFLPKKKELSKH; encoded by the exons ATGGATTCTGTCTATCCATCTACTTCAACAAGCCCTATTCCATCTACTTCAACAAGCTGTGAAATTAACTCAGGAGCCTGCCATCTTTgcagcaaaatatttaaaaatgtggaATTACGAAATCGTCATATCAAAAGAATACATAAAATAGATATGTCGATTAAGAAAATTAATCACATTATTTGTCCCTTATGTGAAAAAGAAACTAATTTAAAAAGCCATGGGAACTtacgaaaacatttaaaggagaACCACCAGGTGAgtattgaattaataaattttgaattttctagtttACAAGAATATGAGACATGGAAAGACATGCAGAAATTGGAGACAAGTTATGCTAAACAGAGAGCAGTTCGTAAAAAGGAGTATAAGATAGTATATTATCATTGTAACAGAAGTAACTTGAATG GATATAAGCCCAACTATAAAATTAGGACGGAGAAATCTGGtggatcaattaaaattaaaggagtGTGTCCCTCCAGGCTGATTTGCAAACTGAGAGATCAAGGACAAGTTTCAGTCAGGTATTGGAAAACACATGTTGGACATAAAGAGGAATTAAGAACCATGCATCTGTCAAAAGCAGAAGAAAAAATGATTGTAGAGAAGTTAACATCTGGGGTGCCATTTAGCAGAATTTTAGAAGATTCAAGAAAATTGGAAACACCAAAACTAGAAAGACTTGCCCTATTAACAAGTAAAGATCTCTCAAATTTGTCCAGGAAGTATAATACATATAAGAAACGAGATGAAAATGATATGGTAGCAACGGGTTTAAAGGTTCAGGAATGGAATGATAACAACAAGAATTGCGCTTTCTTATTCAAGAAGGAAG GGAAGGTAGAACAGACATATGTGATCCAGGAAAAAACCAAACGAAGTCTTCAAAtagaaaatttagtaaaaaccatggCAGACTTAGATGATAAAAGTTTTGCTAGATTACATGACAAAATTGTGAGGGACATTCAAGGAACAAAGCGCAAGGCGAAGAAAGAATTTCAGGAAGAGACGAAGAATGTTACAATGAAGCGAAAAATGGAGAAGCAGGAGATTTTCCTTCCAAAAAAAAAGGAACTGAGtaaacattaa